GCCCCGCGACATCCGCGCTTCCTCGTTGGCGCGCTTCATCGCGGCAATCGTCAGCCCGGAGCGTTTCGCCATCTCCAGCATTTCGGCGGCGGAGCGGAAGGGAAAGGGGATATTCTCCTTGTCGCTCTCGCCCGCGGGAAAGTCCTTCTCATCCTTCCAGGCGGTCAGCTCCGTATCGGTCAGCACGAAGCCGCCGCCGACGGAATAATAGACCTGGCGCAAGAGGATCGCGCCGTCGGCATTGAGCGCGTAGAAGGTCATGCCGTTCGCGTGGCCCGGCAGCGGCTCCTTGCGGTTGAAGATCACATCTTCCTCGCAATCGAACACGTAAGACGGGTGGCCCAGCGGATTGACGGCGCCCTTCTGCCGGATATCGGCGATGATCGCGTCCATCCGGTCCGGGTCCACCCTATCCGGCCGTTCGCCGGCAAGGCCGAGGATGACGGCGCGATCGGTGGCGTGGCCGACGCCGGTGAAGGCGAGCGACCCATGCAGGCTGACGCGAAGACGGGAAACCACGGCGCCCGCCGGGCGCGGCCAGGCGCTGGAGGCCAGGAGAGCAAGAAAGCGGTTTGCCGCCGACATCGGCCCCATGGTGTGCGAGCTCGACGGCCCGATGCCGATCTTGAACACCTCGAAAACCGATAGAAACATTCCGGTCTCTCCATTGCCATAAATGCTGCGTTCCTTGCTGTCATCTGGCAGCACGGGCGGCGGGTTCGCGCGCGCCACACCGACATGGTCGCACCTGATCGCGGCAGAAATCAATCTGGAAGAGAAAAACCGGGCCGCAAACGAAAACGACGGCGACCTCCAGGAGGAACGCCGTCGTTTTTTACGGAAAGTTCGAAGGCTGCTCAGACAGCGATGACGAGATACGCAAGTCCGAGAACAGCACCAAAACCGATAACAGCCCGCAGGGTTACACCCCAGCATGACTTGTGCGCGGTGTCTTCCATAATAGCTCCGATTGTCTTGACCCCAGTGCGCCTATTGGGAGGATGCGCACCGATGGTTATCGCTTTATTAAACTGTCACACAAACTGCAATGGGGGATGCGGAGAATTTTCGAAAATCGCCGCTTGCAAAGCCCCCGCGCTGCCGACACAACAAGGTTGTCGCGTCCGAGGGCCTCTCGCCAAGCCCTTGGGCGCGCCGGAAAAACGCATCGACCGAAGGCCGGATTTCATGACGGGCATCGATATTCTCGCACTCTGTTTTTTTCTTCTCTGCTGGTTCGTCTTTGACGGCCTTGTCAGCGGGCGCTTCGGGCTGATCCAGCGCAAAAGCCTCACCTCGGCCATGATGATCCACCGCAGGCGCTGGATGAAGACGGCGCTTTCGCGCGATCTGAGGATGATCGACACGCAGATCCTCTCCGGCCTGCAGAACGGCACCGCCTTCTTCGCCTCGACCTCGATCTTCGCCATCGGCGGCTGTTTCGCGCTGATGGGCGAGGCCGACCGGGCGCAGATGCTGTTCGAGGACCTGCCGGGCCTGATCCCCTCGACCCGCGCGGCCTTCGAGATGAAGGCCGGCGGGCTCGCCGCGATCTTCGGCTATTCCTTCTTCAAGTTCGGCTGGTCCTATCGCCTGTTCAACTACAACACCATTCTGTTCGGCGCGCTGCCGATGCGCGACGGCGCGAACGGGGAAAAGGCCGCAGAGCGGATGGCCGAACAGATTGCCGAGGTCAACATCATCGCCGCGCGCCATTTCAACACGGGGCTGAGGGCGATTTTCCTGTCGATCGGCTATCTCGGCTGGTTTCTCGGGCCCTATGTGTTCATGGCGACTACGGCCTTCGTATTCATGATTCTGACGCGGCGACAGTATTTCTCCGATGCACGCCGGACCATCCTGGAAGCCACCCAAAACGAAAGCGAAGAGCGGCCATGACCGAGAAGACGAGCCCCGCGACGAAGGGCCGGCGCATCCACCTGATCGACGCGGCGCGCGGCACCGCGCTGATCGCCATGGCGATCTATCATTTTGTCTGGGATCTCGACTTCTTCGGCTATGTCTCCCCCGGTCTTTCAACCCGCGGCGGCTGGGCGATCTTTGCCCATCTCGACGCAGCAAGCTTCCTGTTCCTCGCGGGCTACAGCCTGTGGATGGCGCATGGCGCTTCCCTGAGACCGCGATCCTTCCTGAAACGCCTCGCCATCCTGGCGGCGGCCAGCCTTGCGATCACGGCGGTCTCGTTCTTCGCCACGCCGAACGCGATCATCTATTTCGGCATTCTCCACATCATCGCGGTCGCCTCGGTGATCGGTCTCCTGTTCCGCAAGGTGCCGGCCGTCATCACCCTCGTCGTCGCCGCGCTGGCCCTGCTCGCGCCGCATCTGATCCGCTTCGACGCGCTCGACCCGCGCTATCTCGCCTGGATCGGCATGGCCGCCCATCCCTACCCGTCGAGCGACTATGTGCCGCTGCTACCGTGGATCGCGCCCTTCCTCGCCGGGTTCGCCGCCTCAAAGCTCACGCTGTCCTGGCTGAGGCGGCAAAAACAGCTGCCGGCGCAGGAAAACCCGCTGACCTTTCTCGGCCGCCACAGCCTGATCTTCTACCTCGTTCACCAGCCGGTCCTCTACGGCCTCGTCTATGCCGCAACGCTGGTGGCGCCGCCAAACCCCGCGCCGGCCTATCTGTCAGCCTGCCAGGCAACCTGCGTACAGACGGACGAGGCGGACTTTTGCCGCTCCTACTGCGCCTGCACGCTCGAGGCGCTGGAACAGGAGGGATTGCTGGCCCCGCTGATGCAAAACCGGACCGGCGACAAGGATGCGGTCGCGCTCGGGCGGATCGCCATGTCGTGCAGCATAAGATAGGCCCTGGTGGAAGGAGATCAGGTGCCGACGCCGATTTCGGCAAGACGCGCCAGGCACGTTTCCTCGGCGATGTCGAGTTCACCCATCATCTCGTCAATGTCGCGGCGCTTCTGGCGCAGATCGTCGCGTCGCGTCTTGATTTCATGCATGGTCTGCTTCAGCTGGTCGATCTCGGTCGGCGGGCGATGGAACAGATTCTGCATGTCCCTGATTTCAGCAAGCGTCAGCCCGATGCGACGGCTGCGCAGGATCTCCTTGATCAGCACACGCTCCTTTTCGCTGTAGAGCCGCGTGCGCCCGCGTCGCTCGGGCTGGAGCAGGCCCTCGTCCTCGTAGAATCTGAGCGTCCGGGTGGAAACCCCGAATTCGCGCGTAAGTTCTGTAATCGAATAAAATCTCTTCTGCACAATGCGCCCCGACTTTTATTTTTTGTTTGGTCTGGAAAACGTTTTTGAAACTAGATGTTAAACCACCAGGTCGCAATTCCCAAGAATGAGAAAAAGCCGATGACATCGGTGGTCGTGGTGACGAAAACCGACGAGGATATGGCGGGATCGGCGCCGGCCCGGTCAAGAAAAAGCGGAATCAGAATGCCGGCCATGGCAGCGGCAAACATGTTGATAATCATGGCGGCGGCCACAACCCCGCCGAGTTGCGGGTTATCAAACCAGTAACCCGCAACTAACGCGATGAGCAGGGCGAAGACGACGCCGTTGAACAGGCCGACGCCGGCCTCCCTGCGGATGATCCGCGCCGCGTTGTAGATATCGAGGTCGCGGGTGGCGAGCGCGCGCACCGTCACCGTCATCGTCTGGGTGCCGGCATTGCCGCCCATGGAGGCGACCACGGGCATCAGCACGGCAAGGGCGATCATCTGGCCGATCGATTCGTCGAAGAGACCGATAACGCTCGCGGACATGAACGCCGTGCCCATGTTGATCAGCAGCCAGCCGAAACGCGAGCGCACCGCCCTGACGACATTGTCGGAGAGCTCCTCGTCGCCGACGCCGCCGAGGCGCTTGATGTCCTCATCCGCTTCCTCGTGGATCACGTCGACGACATCGTCGATGGTCAGCACGCCGACAAGCCGCCCGTTATTGTCGACGACGGCGGCGGAGAGGAGGTCGTACTGTTCGAAGACCTGAGCAGCCTCTTCCTGGTCGAGTTCGGCATCGATCGGGTGGTTGGTCTCGCGCATGATCGTCTCGATCTTCACCTGGCGCTTGGTGCGCAGGATGCTGTCGAGATCGACGGCGCCGAGCAGTCGGAAGGTCGGATCGACGACGAAGATCTGCGAAAAGGAATCAGGCAGGTCATCGTCCTCGCGCATGTAATCGATGGTCTGGCCGACGGTCCAGAACGGCGGCACCGCCACGAATTCCGTCTGCATGCGCCGGCCGGCGGAGCTTTCCGGATAGTCGAGCGAGCGCGTCAGCCTGATCCGTTCGGTAAAGGGCAGCTTGGCGAGGATATTCTCGCGCTCTTCGTCCTCGAGGTCTTCGAGGATATAGACCGCGTCGTCCGAATCGAGGGCGCTCAGCGCACTGACGAGCTGTTCGGAGGGCAGCGATTCGATGATGTCGAGGCGGATCGCCTCGTCGACCTCGGTCAGCGCCGTCAGATCGAACTCGTCGCCGAGAAGCCGCACCAGTTCGGGCCGGCTGTCATAGTCCAGCGCTTCGATGACGTCGCCGAGCTCGGATTCGTGGAGGTTCGCCACTTCCTCGCGAAGATAGTCGGTATTGCCTTCGGCTATCGCCTGCTGGACGCCGGCGAGGAATTCGGCGCTGACCGACCCTTCCTCGTTATAGATATCATCGGTCGTCTCGCGCGCTTCGGTCTCTTTCAGCACTTCTTCATCCAGATGGCTCATCTTGGGAAACCTTTCTGTCAGCAACGCTACCCTTCACGCGCGGTTCCGCCCGCGCTCATCTCTTAGTGCGTTTCAGGCGGAAAGGAAATCGCTTCGGGGCAACCTTTTGATGACACTCGATAGCAGCCAAATCGTGTTCTTCGGCGCCCCGCGACGAAGCAATCTGTTGAATGGCGAATCTGTTTTTTGTTAAGCTTTGCCGCGCACGGCGCAGACCGGCAGTGGCGCGGAACGCCGAAGGGAGATCAGATGGATCACGGCAGCAGAGACGAACGCAAGGCAGCCGGCGGCTGGGAGGCCCTGATCGCCTCCGGCCGATCGCTCATCTCGAGCGGCGCGCCGCTGTCCGGGGCGAAGGCGCTCAGAAAGGCGAACCAGCCCGACGGCTTCGACTGTCCCGGCTGCGCCTGGGGCGATCCCGAGCACGGCTCTTCCTTCGAGTTCTGCGAGAATGGGGTGAAGGCCGTTTCCTGGGAAGCAACCGAACGGCGGGCCGATCCGGCTCTTTTCGGGCGGCTGTCGGTCAGCGAACTTTCAAGGCTCGACGACCACAGCCTCGAAAACCACGGACGCCTGACCCATCCCATGCGCTACAACCGCGCAACCGACCATTATGAGCCGGTCACATGGGACGATGCCTTTGCAGGCATTGCGTCGGTTCTGAACGCGCTTGAAAGCCCGAACGAGGCGCAGTTCTACACCTCCGGGCGCGCCAGCAACGAGGCGGCCTTTCTCTACCAGCTGTTCGTCCGCATCTTCGGCACCAACAACATGCCGGACTGTTCCAATATGTGCCACGAAGCCTCCGGCGTGGCGCTGACCCAGGCGATCGGCATCGGCAAGGGCACGGTCCGGCTTGAGGATTTCGAAAAGGCCGATGCGATCTTCGTCGTTGGGCAGAACCCGGGCACCAATCATCCGCGCATGCTGGGGGACCTGCGCAGGGCCGCCGAAAGGGGCGCGCGGATCGTTGCCTTCAACACGCTGAAGGAACGCGGGCTGAAGCGTTTCGCCGACCCGCAGCGCAAGCGCGAAATGGTGCTCGGCGGCAGCGCGCCGATCGCCAGCGACTATTTCCAGCCGCGGCTCGGCGGCGACATGGCCGCTTTCAGGGGCATGGCCAAGGCCGTGCTGGCGGCTGACCGCAAGGCGCGAGCCGAGACCGGAACGGGCGTTCTGGACGATGTTTTCATCCGCGAGCACTGCCACGGATTCGAGGACTATGTCGCCGCGGTCGACGCCACCGGCTGGGGGGCGATCGAGGATCAGTCGGGCCTGTCGCGCGACGATATCGAGAAGGCGGCGGCGATCTATCTTGATGCGGACAACGTGATCTGCACCTGGGCCATGGGAATTACGCAGCACCGGCATTCGGTGGCGACGATCCGCGAAATCGCAAGCTTCATGATGCTGCGCGGCCAGATCGGCAGGCCCGGCGCCGGCCTCTGCCCGGTGCGCGGCCACTCGAACGTGCAGGGCGACCGCACCATGGGCATCAACGACAAGCCGCCGGCCTCCCTTCTCGATGCGCTTGAGAAAAATTTCGGCTTCAAGCCGCCGCGCGAAAACGGCGACAGCACGATCGAGGCGATCGGCGCGATGATTTCCGGGCGTTCGAAGGCCTTCATCGGGCTTGGCGGCAACTTCGCCCGCGCCGTGCCGGACAGCGGCTTCATCGAAAAGGCGCTGCGCGGCCAGAGGCTGACCGTGCATATCGCCACAAAACTCAATGCAAGCCACACAATGCCGGGCGAAAACGCCTATCTCCTGCCCTGTCTCGGGCGCACCGAGATCGACCTCAATACAAAGGGCGAGCCGCAACTTGTCACCGTTGAGGATTCGATGAGCATGGTCCATGGCTCGGCGGGCATCAATCCGCCGGCAGGGCAAGAGCTGCGCTCCGAGATTGCCATCATCGCCGGGATTGCCGAAAGAACCGTCGGCTCGGCGACCATCGACTGGACGGCGCTTGCCGAGGACTATGACAGGATTCGCGACCTGATCGAGAAGACGATTCCCGGCTTTGACGACTTCAACGCGCGGGTGCGCCGGCCGCGCGGCTTCGATCTCGGCAATGCGGCGGCCGAGCGCCGCTGGAACACGCCGACCGGACGCGCCAACTTCTTCACCGGCACATTGCCCGAAAAGACCGCCTGCCAGGACCGGCAGGACGCGCCGGACCGCTTCGTGCTGCAGACCATGCGCAGCCACGATCAGTACAACACAACCGTCTACGGCATGGACGACCGCTATCGCGGAGTCTATGGCGAACGCCGGGTCGTCTTCGTCAACCCGACCGATATCGAGGCGCTTGGCGCGAAGCCGCATCAGCGCGTGACGATCACGGGACCGGGTGAAGACGGCATTTCGCGCGTGGCGGAAGGCTTCAAGATCATTCCCTATGACATCCCGCGCGGCTGTATCGCCGGTTATTTCCCCGAGCTCAACGTGCTGGTGCCGCTTTCGAGCTATGGCGAGATGAGCGGCACGCCGACATCGAAATCGGTTCCCGTGCGCCTGAGCCTGATTGAGGGGCCCGCCGCCGCATGAGCGATGCGCCCTGCGATGCCGCCTTGCTTGCCGAAAGGCTTGGCCGGAGCGAACGATTGTCCGGCGCGCGGCTGCCGGCTGCGGTTCTCGCGCTTCTGCTTGCAGGCCAGGCGGAGGACAGCCGCACGGCCGCCCGCGCGCTTGACGTCGCGCACGCCCTTGTGCTGCGGGCCGTGGCGATGCTTGCGGGCCCCGAGCCGCTGATCGAGATCACGCGGCGCGACGACCGCACGATGCGGACCTTCTATCGCCCCACACGCCGCGCACGGGAGATGGCAGGCGACATTGGCTGAGCGCCTCGGCCGATCCGCGCCCCTCATTGCGCCAAGCTGTTTGACTATCGGGTGCACGGCTCCTATCACAGTCTATTAGAAGGCGGAAAATCAAACCGGATGTGCCGCACGTGACGACAGCAAGACATGGCAGGCAACCGCGGGCAAGGTGCGACGCCGGCGGCAGGCTTCACATCTCGATGAGCGGAGGCATGGCGGCGAGACAGGCAACAGGGGAGCTTGCGATGCGATCGAGAGCCGTTTCTTTTCTACGGGTTCCTGAATGGCGCTGCTGAAGAACGCCAGGATCCCGCGCGACAGGCGTTCCACGATCAGGCTCTACGCGGCGCTGACGGTGCTGTTCTTCGCGACGCTGGCGGCGGGAACGGTTTTCGGCGGGCTTGCCATCCGCGATGCGATCCGCCAGGAACGCCATGAACAGGCGCAAGCGCGCGCCGAAGGCTTCGCAAAGGCGCTGAAATCGGTGTTGCAACTGACCGACAATGTCGGCCGGGCTCTTTCCGAGGCCTTTGATGACGATGGTCTTGAAGGCTACGATAGCTCGGTCAACGCCTATCTGTCTTCCGCGCCCTGGACACGGGCCGTCATCCTCAACCGCGACGGCGCAACCCGCGTTTCGCCGCAGGACCTGTCTGTCGCCATGCGAGCGCTTCCGGTTCCGGACGACGGCGCCGATCAGCGCAAGATCTTCGGTCCCTTCGAACTTCCGAACGGCGAGCGGGTCCTCGTCTACCGCTATTCCTTCGATGCAGGCAACCTGGAACTCGTCGTCGGTTTCGAGGCGATCCTCGAAGCTGTCGGCCTTCTCGAACTCGAGGAAACGACACAGCTCAGCGTCAGGACCGTGGCAACCCCCGGTCCCGACGAACTCGCCACGGCCGGCGAAAGCGGCCTGGCCGTCGAAGACGCGATCCGTGAGGATGTCCGCGTCGACAACGCGACCTGGACCATCAGCGTGGCCCCGCGCGCCCTTTCGGATGGCCTGTTCGACTGGGGCCGGGCATTCCGGCTCGCCGCCGGCCTGCTCGTCATTGCTTTTGTTGCGCCCTTCATCGCCCTGCTCCTGCTGTTTCGCGCGCGTCTCAGGGACAATGTCAACATCCGCAAAAGCATGATGGCGGTCGACAATCTGCCCCGCCATCTCGATGTCGCCCTCAACGCTTCCAATATCGGCCTGTGGGAACATGATCTGGAAACAAACGTCCAGATCTGGGACGACCAGATTCTGCGAATCTACGGCATTGAGGGAGAGAGCCATGTGCAGACATTCGAAAGCTGGTGCGCCAGACTGCACCCGGACGATCAGGCCCGTTTCCGCCGTTTCAGCTGGGAGGATGCCGAAAACGACAAGGGTTTCCTGACCGAATACCGCATCATAACGCCGGGCGGGCTGGAGAAGACCATTCGTTCCGCCGGCAACGCCTATCGCGATGCCGACGGCAAGCGCAAATTCGTCGGCGTGAACTGGGACGTTTCGGCCGACAAGGCGCTTCAGGAGGCGCTGGCGGAGGCCAAGGCCAGGGCGGAGGAACAGAATGTCGCGCTGGAGGAGGCCCGCGCACGCATGGAAGAGATCGCCCTGCAGGATACGCTGACGGGCATTCCCAACCGGCGCCATTTCGAGAAGCGGCTGGCTGCCGCCCAGGCCGGCGGCGCCATGCCGGAAGGCATGAACATCGTCTTGATCGACCTTGACGGGTTCAAGACCATCAACGACACAATGGGACATTTCTTCGGCGACGACGTTCTGCGCTACGCTGCCGAAACCTTCATGAAAAATCTCGGCCCCGACGATTTTCTGGCGCGCACCGGCGGCGACGAATTCGTCGCCCTGATGCCGGCGACGAGCGATGTCGAGAACTTCGCCGCCACCGTCACGGCGGCCTTCTCGAAACCGCTGCGCATTGACGGGCGCTCCTGCCGGCTGGGCGTCAGTCTCGGCATCGCCACCGCGGAGGATTCGAGCGACACGGCCTCGGATCTTCTGATCAAGGCGGACCTGGCGCTGTACGAAGCCAAGAATCGCGGGCGCGGGCGCACGGTGAACTACACCAGCAACCTGATGGCGAAGACCTTTGCCCTCAAGCGCCTGGCCGACGAGCTTCAGGAGGCGGTCGAGAACGGCGAGATCACCGCCCACTACCAGCCGATCTTCGATGTCCGGACCTCGACGATCGTCGGCGTGGAGGCGCTCGCCCGCTGGCAGCATCCGCGCCGGGGCGTGCTCGAGCCGAAAGCCTTCCTCGATGTCGCCGAACAGCTGGGGCTGCTGCACGCGATCGATGACACCGTCTTCCAGAAAGCGGTCGCCGTGATCGAACGCAGCAAGGCGGCGGGCGTGCCGCTGCCCGGCATCTCGGTCAACATCTCCTCCCAGCGCCTGCGCGACCCGTTGCTTCTCGACCAGCTCGCTTCGATCAACCTTCCGCCGGACACGGTTCACTTCGAACTGCTCGAATCGATCCCCTTCGACCGGCCGGACACCGCCCTGATCAAAACCGTCAACGCCATCAGGAAACTTGGCATCGGCATCGATCTCGACGATTTCGGCTCGGGCTATGCCTCGCTCGTGGGCCTCAACCAGGTGCGTCCCGACCGGCTGAAGATCGCCGGCCAGCTCATTGCCCCGATCACCGGCTCGGAGGAAAGTCTGCAGATCGTCGAGACCATCGTGCGTATCGCGCGGACCTTCAACATCGGCGTCATTTGCGAGGGCGTTACCTCGAAGGCCCACTACAAGAAACTGGAAGCGCTTGGCTGCTTCCTCCAGCAGGGCTATTATTTCTCGCGCCCCATGGATGAGGACCAGTTCAT
This window of the Martelella lutilitoris genome carries:
- the mgtE gene encoding magnesium transporter; the encoded protein is MSHLDEEVLKETEARETTDDIYNEEGSVSAEFLAGVQQAIAEGNTDYLREEVANLHESELGDVIEALDYDSRPELVRLLGDEFDLTALTEVDEAIRLDIIESLPSEQLVSALSALDSDDAVYILEDLEDEERENILAKLPFTERIRLTRSLDYPESSAGRRMQTEFVAVPPFWTVGQTIDYMREDDDLPDSFSQIFVVDPTFRLLGAVDLDSILRTKRQVKIETIMRETNHPIDAELDQEEAAQVFEQYDLLSAAVVDNNGRLVGVLTIDDVVDVIHEEADEDIKRLGGVGDEELSDNVVRAVRSRFGWLLINMGTAFMSASVIGLFDESIGQMIALAVLMPVVASMGGNAGTQTMTVTVRALATRDLDIYNAARIIRREAGVGLFNGVVFALLIALVAGYWFDNPQLGGVVAAAMIINMFAAAMAGILIPLFLDRAGADPAISSSVFVTTTTDVIGFFSFLGIATWWFNI
- a CDS encoding DUF599 domain-containing protein produces the protein MTGIDILALCFFLLCWFVFDGLVSGRFGLIQRKSLTSAMMIHRRRWMKTALSRDLRMIDTQILSGLQNGTAFFASTSIFAIGGCFALMGEADRAQMLFEDLPGLIPSTRAAFEMKAGGLAAIFGYSFFKFGWSYRLFNYNTILFGALPMRDGANGEKAAERMAEQIAEVNIIAARHFNTGLRAIFLSIGYLGWFLGPYVFMATTAFVFMILTRRQYFSDARRTILEATQNESEERP
- a CDS encoding FdhF/YdeP family oxidoreductase, with amino-acid sequence MDHGSRDERKAAGGWEALIASGRSLISSGAPLSGAKALRKANQPDGFDCPGCAWGDPEHGSSFEFCENGVKAVSWEATERRADPALFGRLSVSELSRLDDHSLENHGRLTHPMRYNRATDHYEPVTWDDAFAGIASVLNALESPNEAQFYTSGRASNEAAFLYQLFVRIFGTNNMPDCSNMCHEASGVALTQAIGIGKGTVRLEDFEKADAIFVVGQNPGTNHPRMLGDLRRAAERGARIVAFNTLKERGLKRFADPQRKREMVLGGSAPIASDYFQPRLGGDMAAFRGMAKAVLAADRKARAETGTGVLDDVFIREHCHGFEDYVAAVDATGWGAIEDQSGLSRDDIEKAAAIYLDADNVICTWAMGITQHRHSVATIREIASFMMLRGQIGRPGAGLCPVRGHSNVQGDRTMGINDKPPASLLDALEKNFGFKPPRENGDSTIEAIGAMISGRSKAFIGLGGNFARAVPDSGFIEKALRGQRLTVHIATKLNASHTMPGENAYLLPCLGRTEIDLNTKGEPQLVTVEDSMSMVHGSAGINPPAGQELRSEIAIIAGIAERTVGSATIDWTALAEDYDRIRDLIEKTIPGFDDFNARVRRPRGFDLGNAAAERRWNTPTGRANFFTGTLPEKTACQDRQDAPDRFVLQTMRSHDQYNTTVYGMDDRYRGVYGERRVVFVNPTDIEALGAKPHQRVTITGPGEDGISRVAEGFKIIPYDIPRGCIAGYFPELNVLVPLSSYGEMSGTPTSKSVPVRLSLIEGPAAA
- a CDS encoding MerR family transcriptional regulator, whose product is MVQKRFYSITELTREFGVSTRTLRFYEDEGLLQPERRGRTRLYSEKERVLIKEILRSRRIGLTLAEIRDMQNLFHRPPTEIDQLKQTMHEIKTRRDDLRQKRRDIDEMMGELDIAEETCLARLAEIGVGT
- a CDS encoding heparan-alpha-glucosaminide N-acetyltransferase; translated protein: MTEKTSPATKGRRIHLIDAARGTALIAMAIYHFVWDLDFFGYVSPGLSTRGGWAIFAHLDAASFLFLAGYSLWMAHGASLRPRSFLKRLAILAAASLAITAVSFFATPNAIIYFGILHIIAVASVIGLLFRKVPAVITLVVAALALLAPHLIRFDALDPRYLAWIGMAAHPYPSSDYVPLLPWIAPFLAGFAASKLTLSWLRRQKQLPAQENPLTFLGRHSLIFYLVHQPVLYGLVYAATLVAPPNPAPAYLSACQATCVQTDEADFCRSYCACTLEALEQEGLLAPLMQNRTGDKDAVALGRIAMSCSIR
- a CDS encoding putative bifunctional diguanylate cyclase/phosphodiesterase, whose protein sequence is MALLKNARIPRDRRSTIRLYAALTVLFFATLAAGTVFGGLAIRDAIRQERHEQAQARAEGFAKALKSVLQLTDNVGRALSEAFDDDGLEGYDSSVNAYLSSAPWTRAVILNRDGATRVSPQDLSVAMRALPVPDDGADQRKIFGPFELPNGERVLVYRYSFDAGNLELVVGFEAILEAVGLLELEETTQLSVRTVATPGPDELATAGESGLAVEDAIREDVRVDNATWTISVAPRALSDGLFDWGRAFRLAAGLLVIAFVAPFIALLLLFRARLRDNVNIRKSMMAVDNLPRHLDVALNASNIGLWEHDLETNVQIWDDQILRIYGIEGESHVQTFESWCARLHPDDQARFRRFSWEDAENDKGFLTEYRIITPGGLEKTIRSAGNAYRDADGKRKFVGVNWDVSADKALQEALAEAKARAEEQNVALEEARARMEEIALQDTLTGIPNRRHFEKRLAAAQAGGAMPEGMNIVLIDLDGFKTINDTMGHFFGDDVLRYAAETFMKNLGPDDFLARTGGDEFVALMPATSDVENFAATVTAAFSKPLRIDGRSCRLGVSLGIATAEDSSDTASDLLIKADLALYEAKNRGRGRTVNYTSNLMAKTFALKRLADELQEAVENGEITAHYQPIFDVRTSTIVGVEALARWQHPRRGVLEPKAFLDVAEQLGLLHAIDDTVFQKAVAVIERSKAAGVPLPGISVNISSQRLRDPLLLDQLASINLPPDTVHFELLESIPFDRPDTALIKTVNAIRKLGIGIDLDDFGSGYASLVGLNQVRPDRLKIAGQLIAPITGSEESLQIVETIVRIARTFNIGVICEGVTSKAHYKKLEALGCFLQQGYYFSRPMDEDQFIDFMRTRSGLE